GCATTGACCATCTCGGTATACATCATTGAAGTGGGGGCATGGCGACGCACCAACCGCCGAAATACCATATCAGTGACACCGGAAAGGGGCGATTGCAATACGCGGCTGGCCAGCTCAAAATCACCAATTTTCAGTGGTTTTGCTAATCTTTCCCGCAGTTGGTCTGATAATTGGGGTTGATCATCTTGCTGCAAGTGGGGTAGGAATTTGGGTGCTTTGAGAGACATGATCGCTAAGGGGCTAGGGGATCGAATCGCTTATTTATTTTAACAATAGCTTTAGCTATGACCTCAGCAAAACTTGAAGCTGCATCTCCAAAAATAGATTTAAGTCTATTTGCTGAATTTTTGCACAGTCGCTACTACGATTTTTCAAAGCCCTGTTTAATTGTTTCTATTGGCAAGAAAAAAGAGTTCGAATCTTCAAGTCTCAGGAATCCATACTTTTCATAAAATCCGATCGATTCGATCTTTGCATCTGCAGTTACCCCACTTACCCCAACCATTTTTGATATTTCCACTGTTTGGTATAGAGCATGGAACAACAACTTTCGTCCTATCCCCTTACCTCTGACTGCGATCGCATTCGCAAGCCTACCAATTTTCACACAGGGAACTTGTTTAGGCTGGCCTTTTCTTAATGACTCAGGTAAAGCATCAATATTTAATGCTGCTGCGCTGATTGCATAGTAGCCAAGAATATTTCTAGAAGCCTTTGTTGGATTAACTGCTATGTATACTTTTGCATAACCTTTGTTATGATTACTCCAAGCATAGCGAAGTAAGTATTCATTTAAGTCTGAGTTACCGCAATCAAAGGGATGGTTTTTAGATTTCGGTCTAAAATCTAACTGCTTAATGATTATTTTTTCGTTTGCAAAGCTCACTACTAGCAGCCATATTTATCTTTAAACTTTTGCGCTGCATCTATAAAAGCTTCATTTGGAGCGGGCGGATTATTCAAAGCATCATAAACAATCTTTGCATCATTAGTAGATAGTTCGATAACTTCAGGATTAGAAAAGTCAAGATCACAAATACCTTCTTCCTCTTTGCTACCAAAAACCTCAGATGAATTAACCTGGAAGCCAAAAGCATGATTAGTAACTGGCCACACATTAGACCATGATTTACTGGGAGTCCATTGAGCTAACAAGCTCTTGATTCTTTTTCTGTCCATTTACTCCCCCTGGAACTTGAGGTGTCAGTTAATCTCTACATTTATATATTACCCCTTAATCATAGTCAAATTTAGGTGAGGCTTAGTTTTGTGAAATAGTTCGCCAAATATTTATGTGGCTTTTGATGGATGTTGTTAAGTATAATCAACTCTTACTTCTTGCCATTCAGATAGGAGTTGATAGGGATTCTAGAACCGTTGCCCGATCGCATCACTACTTGTCTAGTACCACCAAATCAACCACACAAGGATTGAGGCTCTTGGTAGTGGGATGGAAGCAAGAATTTTGAGCAAAAGATATTTGAACCAGTCTTGCATCCTATGGCCAAATATTATTACATGTACAGGACTCCAGGCTTTTAACTCTACCAACAAGCTGGCAAAACAAATACTAAAGGTAATTTGGTGATGGGGCTACGCAGAAGACAAATATTGTTCATTATTGGGATGGCAGCAGGCGGCATTGTCGCTGGGGCGGCGCATAGCCTTTTAAATTCTAGCAATGCTAATAATGCCGATCGCAACTTAGACCTTAGCAGCGATCGATCGCCAGAGGTCAACTCCAGTCAGCAATCAACAACCAATGATCCAGAACAGCTTAGCCAGCAAACAAACACAGCCAATCGCAAATCTAAGCGCGGCGATAAGATTGCACCAGAAGGGTTATATGCGCCAGAACGCGGCGATGTGAGGATTGTCGTGATCAGCGATCTCAACAGTGCCTATGGTGCAACGGATTATGGTGATGAGGTCAAAAAAGCGATCGCCCTAGCCCCCCAATGGCAGCCGGATATTGTGCTTTCTGGCGGTGATATGGTAGCTGGACAAACAATCCTGTCGCCCGAAGAAATCCAGGCGATGTGGGATGGGTTTGAAAAACACGTTGGCAAACCAATACGCGATGCTGGATTGCCATTTGGATTTACGATCGGTAACCACGATGCCTCCAGTTGGCGATCGCCGGATGGTGGTTATTTATTTGCCCTGGAGCGAGAAATGGCCAGTGCCTATTGGCAAGATCCTGCCCACTCGCCTAATCTCAACTTTGTCGATCGGGCTGGATTTCCGTTCTACTATACTTTTGCCCACAATGATATTTTCTATCTGGTCTGGGATGCCTCCAGCGATCGCATTCCTGATGAGCAAATCGCCTGGGCTGAGCAGAGTCTAGCCAGTGATGCGGCACAAGCTGCCAAAATGCGGATTGCGATCGGGCATTTGCCCCTATATGCGGTGGCGGTCGATCGGGATCGACTGGGTGAGGTTTTAGCTAATGCCGATCAGTTAAGGGCGTTGCTTGAAAAATATAACGTCCATACCTACATCAGTGGTCACCATCATGCTTATTTTCCTGGCTATCGCGGCAAACTGGATATGCTCCATGCCGGGGCGATCGGCGATGGACCCAGGGTTTTGCTTAATAGTAGTCTACCGACAATGAAAACGGTCACAGTGGTGGATGTATTCTTTGACAATAACGACACAGTCTACACCACCTACAACATGGCAGATATGAGCGTGGTCGATCATCAAACCTTGCCCCGCATGATCGTCGGCCCCAATGGCACAATCCTGCGTCAGGGAGTAAGCTGGAGCGATCTTTCTGCGGCGGAGCAAGCCTCTAGCCCCCATGGTTGGGAGGATTGAGTTAAGACATAGCTTTGAAATGTCAGACCTGTTAAAATAAAAGATAGTTACAATTAATCAAAAATTGAAGGTAATGAAAGATGAGCGCAGTAACAAGTAATCTTTCAATGACTGCAAAGCTGATAGAATTCTTTGTTTTAAAGACCAAAGGCCACATCACCAAATTTCAGCTCTTCAAGTTTTTGTACTTGGCTGACTTATATGCAACTAGGTGGCATGGCAAACAGATCACTGACCTTCATTGGATCTTCTACAAATACGGCCCTTGGGAAGAAGATATTGATAAGACTTTACGCTCCCTTGAATCCCTGCAGAAAGTTGTACAGACAAAATCTGGAGAAGCAATTTTAATCAGGCCAGGTAAAAATGCTATGTCGATTGAACAGCTAGAATTACCGATATCAATGCAGTATATGCTAGAGAATATTAGGGCAGCTTGGTCTGGTACTACTCAAAAACAGCAACAGGAGTTG
The sequence above is a segment of the Pseudanabaena sp. PCC 7367 genome. Coding sequences within it:
- a CDS encoding GNAT family N-acetyltransferase, translating into MSFANEKIIIKQLDFRPKSKNHPFDCGNSDLNEYLLRYAWSNHNKGYAKVYIAVNPTKASRNILGYYAISAAALNIDALPESLRKGQPKQVPCVKIGRLANAIAVRGKGIGRKLLFHALYQTVEISKMVGVSGVTADAKIESIGFYEKYGFLRLEDSNSFFLPIETIKQGFEKS
- a CDS encoding metallophosphoesterase family protein translates to MGLRRRQILFIIGMAAGGIVAGAAHSLLNSSNANNADRNLDLSSDRSPEVNSSQQSTTNDPEQLSQQTNTANRKSKRGDKIAPEGLYAPERGDVRIVVISDLNSAYGATDYGDEVKKAIALAPQWQPDIVLSGGDMVAGQTILSPEEIQAMWDGFEKHVGKPIRDAGLPFGFTIGNHDASSWRSPDGGYLFALEREMASAYWQDPAHSPNLNFVDRAGFPFYYTFAHNDIFYLVWDASSDRIPDEQIAWAEQSLASDAAQAAKMRIAIGHLPLYAVAVDRDRLGEVLANADQLRALLEKYNVHTYISGHHHAYFPGYRGKLDMLHAGAIGDGPRVLLNSSLPTMKTVTVVDVFFDNNDTVYTTYNMADMSVVDHQTLPRMIVGPNGTILRQGVSWSDLSAAEQASSPHGWED
- a CDS encoding type II toxin -antitoxin system TacA 1-like antitoxin, translated to MDRKRIKSLLAQWTPSKSWSNVWPVTNHAFGFQVNSSEVFGSKEEEGICDLDFSNPEVIELSTNDAKIVYDALNNPPAPNEAFIDAAQKFKDKYGC
- a CDS encoding Panacea domain-containing protein, with product MSAVTSNLSMTAKLIEFFVLKTKGHITKFQLFKFLYLADLYATRWHGKQITDLHWIFYKYGPWEEDIDKTLRSLESLQKVVQTKSGEAILIRPGKNAMSIEQLELPISMQYMLENIRAAWSGTTQKQQQELRDYVYATAPMKDVLEKEYTPDQKQPLNLLKERELLLAELGNLVCK